In the genome of Gemmatimonadota bacterium, one region contains:
- a CDS encoding cytochrome c maturation protein CcmE gives MKPGTRFALGAVVIVGAVVLLISEGVKATGTYFLTPTQLVEKTTADSTFYNLGLKVSAKVVRGSISRDPSARRVDFKISDGGQTFPVTYVGDVPDTFTDANDIDVVVEGKFGRDHVFHATDVIAKCGSRYEAVWDAQGKKA, from the coding sequence ATGAAGCCGGGAACGCGCTTTGCCCTCGGGGCGGTGGTGATCGTCGGGGCCGTGGTGCTCCTGATCTCGGAAGGCGTCAAGGCGACCGGAACCTACTTCCTCACGCCGACACAACTCGTCGAGAAGACCACGGCGGATTCCACCTTCTACAATCTCGGTCTCAAGGTGAGTGCCAAGGTCGTGCGCGGGTCCATCAGTCGCGACCCCAGCGCACGCCGCGTCGACTTCAAGATCAGCGACGGCGGCCAGACCTTTCCGGTGACCTATGTTGGTGATGTGCCCGACACCTTTACCGACGCCAACGACATCGATGTCGTCGTCGAGGGGAAGTTCGGCCGAGACCACGTCTTCCACGCTACCGATGTGATTGCGAAGTGCGGCTCGCGGTACGAAGCCGTGTGGGACGCACAAGGCAAGAAGGCCTGA
- a CDS encoding enoyl-CoA hydratase-related protein — protein MTYTTLLYAKAEDGIATVTVNRPDKLNALNATVISELAAVAEAIANDRSVRGVVLTGAGPKAFVAGADISELAMVDGASGADLAARGQAAFRAIEQLGKPVIAAVNGFALGGGCELAMACHIRLASPNAKFGQPEVKLGLIPGYGGTVRLPRLVGRGRALELLLTGAVIDAEEAARIGLVNRVVPAELLLETAHTMVRTILAQGPLAVALCLETVDRVLDTTIDNGLAIEASMFGRACASDDKREGTAAFLEKRPPAFRGE, from the coding sequence ATGACCTACACCACCCTTCTGTACGCCAAAGCCGAGGACGGAATCGCCACCGTCACGGTCAATCGCCCCGACAAGCTGAACGCCCTCAACGCGACGGTGATCAGCGAACTCGCCGCCGTCGCCGAGGCGATTGCCAATGATCGTTCGGTGCGTGGCGTGGTACTCACTGGTGCCGGGCCGAAGGCGTTCGTTGCCGGGGCCGACATCAGTGAACTTGCCATGGTCGATGGCGCGAGCGGTGCCGATCTCGCGGCCCGTGGTCAGGCCGCCTTCCGCGCGATCGAGCAGCTTGGCAAGCCGGTGATCGCGGCGGTCAACGGCTTCGCGCTTGGCGGTGGCTGCGAGCTCGCGATGGCGTGTCACATCCGACTCGCCTCGCCCAACGCCAAGTTCGGTCAGCCCGAAGTGAAGCTTGGCCTGATCCCCGGTTACGGCGGCACCGTGCGTCTGCCACGACTGGTTGGTCGTGGTCGCGCGCTCGAACTGCTGCTGACCGGCGCCGTCATCGACGCCGAAGAAGCCGCGCGCATCGGCCTGGTGAACCGGGTCGTGCCGGCAGAGCTGCTGCTCGAGACGGCGCACACAATGGTGCGCACCATTCTGGCGCAGGGGCCGCTCGCGGTGGCCCTCTGTCTGGAGACCGTGGATCGCGTGCTCGACACGACCATCGACAATGGCCTCGCGATCGAGGCGTCGATGTTCGGCCGTGCCTGCGCGAGCGACGACAAGCGCGAAGGCACGGCAGCGTTCCTGGAGAAGCGTCCCCCGGCATTCCGCGGGGAATAG
- the recF gene encoding DNA replication and repair protein RecF (All proteins in this family for which functions are known are DNA-binding proteins that assist the filamentation of RecA onto DNA for the initiation of recombination or recombinational repair.), translating to MQAATLLVRSFRNLADAVLDLPAEGVALVGPNGHGKTNLLEALAYPVLFRSVRGAADREVARFGGPGFHVTVTLANGSEIATTWSSTTRRKRIVLDGEEQATITGALGRWLAVAFLPTDLALVQGGASERRRWIDRMLSLADRAYLDALLRYRAALAQRNAALRSGDARAAEAFDAPLARNGVEIVRRRMAWADGAAGPWQAELDALGESAAVVLRYRGDEALTDGEAWTQKLAAARPRDLARGQTHVGPHRDDLVLQLGGHAVRDYGSTGQQRSTAIAMRLLELETLATARGVRPALLVDDVFATLDATRQARLAARLVARPGQRIVTAPRAEDVPNELLLPRWRVEDGVVTQGMS from the coding sequence ATGCAGGCGGCGACGCTCCTGGTGCGGAGTTTCCGTAACCTGGCGGACGCCGTGCTCGACCTGCCGGCAGAAGGGGTGGCACTGGTCGGCCCGAACGGCCACGGCAAGACGAACCTGCTCGAGGCACTGGCGTACCCGGTGCTCTTCCGCTCGGTGCGGGGCGCGGCCGATCGCGAAGTGGCCCGATTCGGTGGCCCGGGCTTTCACGTCACGGTGACGCTCGCCAATGGCAGCGAGATCGCGACCACGTGGAGCAGTACCACGCGTCGGAAGCGGATCGTGCTCGATGGCGAAGAGCAGGCGACCATCACCGGTGCACTGGGACGCTGGCTCGCGGTGGCTTTCCTGCCGACCGATCTCGCGCTGGTCCAGGGGGGTGCCTCCGAACGACGCCGGTGGATTGACCGGATGCTGTCGCTGGCCGATCGGGCCTATCTTGATGCCCTGCTCCGCTACCGCGCCGCACTGGCACAGCGGAACGCGGCGCTCCGCTCGGGGGATGCGCGGGCGGCCGAGGCGTTCGATGCTCCACTGGCGCGCAACGGGGTCGAGATCGTGCGGCGGCGGATGGCCTGGGCCGACGGGGCGGCCGGTCCGTGGCAGGCAGAGCTGGATGCGCTGGGTGAGTCGGCGGCCGTCGTGCTGCGGTATCGGGGCGATGAGGCATTGACTGATGGCGAAGCCTGGACGCAGAAGCTTGCCGCCGCGCGGCCGCGTGACCTTGCCCGCGGACAGACGCATGTCGGGCCGCACCGCGACGACCTGGTGCTCCAGCTCGGTGGTCACGCCGTTCGCGATTACGGCTCCACGGGGCAGCAGCGATCGACCGCGATCGCAATGCGATTGCTGGAGCTCGAGACACTCGCCACCGCACGGGGCGTGCGACCGGCGCTGCTGGTCGATGACGTCTTTGCGACGCTCGATGCGACGCGTCAGGCTCGACTGGCGGCCCGGCTCGTGGCGAGACCGGGACAGCGGATCGTGACGGCTCCGCGCGCCGAGGACGTTCCGAACGAGCTGTTGCTGCCGCGATGGCGCGTGGAGGATGGTGTCGTGACGCAGGGGATGTCGTGA
- a CDS encoding cytochrome c-type biogenesis CcmF C-terminal domain-containing protein, translated as MTLLGSFALWAAFLLGLWSAGLAFFGRWHDRPALALSITRGSYAICGALLVAAAALWKGIFTHDFNIEYVASYTSRNLPDYYLISAFWAGQKGSLLFWAVVLGIFGALAQALTSTRHKHLLPYVAGVTGLVAAFFISVMLFGEHANPFERLAFTPPDGRGLNPQLQNPGMVMHPPMLYLGYISLTVPFAFAIAALLSRTLDAGWIIAMRKWALASWLFLSIGITIGMWWAYVELGWGGVWAWDPVENASFHPWLTLTAFLHSVMIQEKRGMLKRWNLSLMLGTYLLSVFGTFITRSGVIASVHSFTQSDVGSFFLAFLLVTAIASFTLLYTRWPSLKADVELESLVSREAAFLFNNLALVGIAFSVLWGTLFPIVSEAVRGVKISVGPIFFNRVNVPLGLFLLFLTGVGPLIAWRKASAANLRRQFIVPTAAFLLTGGIAYARGLHDGYPLMTLALAGFVVGTVLQEFYRGIRARMTMHAESPLLALGHLVARNRRRYGGYIVHIGVVVYFVAFTGLAFQVKTSVTLSPGESTTVRSPYGSIYKLTHIGVSQYAALNRRVSAATLDVSRDGKRLGTITSEKRQHIDSFGNPTFEPSTEVGIRTDLREDLYVVYGSSPDGTERANFTILINPLVVWFWIGGAILTLGGLITMWPGGAQVRTPRRRAAVQAGYAVPLAGVAE; from the coding sequence ATGACCCTGCTTGGATCGTTCGCACTCTGGGCGGCTTTTCTTCTCGGCCTCTGGAGCGCGGGGCTCGCGTTCTTCGGGCGCTGGCACGATCGCCCGGCCCTCGCGCTCAGCATTACCCGCGGCAGTTACGCGATCTGTGGTGCGCTCCTCGTCGCTGCCGCTGCCCTCTGGAAGGGGATCTTCACCCACGACTTCAATATCGAGTACGTGGCGTCGTACACTTCGCGCAATCTCCCCGACTACTACCTGATCTCGGCGTTCTGGGCCGGACAGAAGGGCTCGCTGCTCTTCTGGGCCGTGGTGCTCGGCATCTTCGGCGCGCTGGCGCAGGCGCTGACGTCGACGCGACACAAACACCTGCTGCCGTATGTCGCTGGCGTGACCGGGCTGGTCGCGGCGTTCTTCATCTCGGTGATGCTCTTCGGGGAACACGCGAATCCCTTCGAGCGCCTCGCGTTCACACCACCGGACGGCCGCGGCCTCAATCCGCAGCTGCAGAATCCCGGCATGGTGATGCACCCGCCGATGCTCTATCTCGGTTACATCTCGCTGACCGTGCCGTTCGCGTTCGCGATCGCGGCGCTCCTGTCGCGCACGCTCGATGCCGGCTGGATCATCGCGATGCGAAAGTGGGCTCTCGCCTCGTGGCTCTTCCTCTCGATCGGGATCACCATCGGGATGTGGTGGGCCTATGTCGAACTGGGGTGGGGTGGCGTCTGGGCCTGGGATCCGGTGGAGAATGCCTCGTTCCACCCGTGGCTCACGCTGACGGCCTTCCTGCATTCGGTGATGATCCAGGAAAAGCGCGGGATGCTGAAGCGCTGGAACCTGTCGCTGATGCTCGGCACCTACCTGCTCTCGGTGTTCGGCACCTTCATCACTCGCTCGGGGGTGATCGCATCGGTGCACTCGTTCACCCAGTCTGATGTCGGCTCGTTCTTCCTCGCGTTCCTGCTCGTCACCGCGATTGCCTCGTTCACCCTGCTGTACACCCGCTGGCCGTCGCTCAAGGCCGATGTCGAGCTCGAGTCGCTGGTGAGCCGTGAGGCGGCGTTCCTCTTCAACAACCTGGCGCTGGTCGGCATCGCCTTCTCGGTGCTGTGGGGCACGCTCTTTCCGATCGTCTCCGAAGCGGTGCGCGGCGTGAAGATCTCGGTGGGTCCGATCTTCTTCAATCGCGTTAATGTGCCGCTGGGCCTCTTCCTGCTCTTCCTCACCGGTGTCGGCCCGCTCATCGCGTGGCGCAAGGCGTCGGCCGCGAATCTGCGACGCCAGTTCATCGTGCCCACGGCCGCCTTCCTGCTGACCGGCGGGATCGCCTACGCGCGCGGTCTGCACGACGGCTATCCGCTGATGACGCTGGCGCTCGCGGGCTTCGTGGTGGGGACGGTGTTGCAGGAGTTCTATCGCGGCATTCGCGCCCGGATGACGATGCACGCCGAATCACCCTTGCTGGCGCTCGGGCACCTCGTCGCCCGCAATCGCCGGCGCTACGGCGGTTACATCGTGCACATCGGTGTGGTCGTCTATTTCGTCGCGTTCACGGGACTCGCGTTTCAGGTGAAGACCAGCGTGACGCTCTCGCCGGGTGAGAGCACCACGGTGCGCTCGCCCTACGGTTCGATCTACAAGCTCACGCATATCGGCGTGTCGCAGTACGCCGCGCTCAATCGGCGCGTGTCGGCCGCGACCCTGGATGTCTCGCGTGATGGCAAGCGACTCGGCACCATTACCTCCGAGAAGCGCCAGCACATCGATTCGTTCGGCAATCCGACGTTCGAGCCTTCGACCGAAGTCGGCATCCGCACTGATCTGCGCGAAGATCTCTACGTGGTCTACGGCTCCTCGCCCGATGGCACCGAGCGCGCGAATTTCACGATCCTCATCAACCCGCTGGTGGTCTGGTTCTGGATCGGTGGGGCCATCCTGACCCTTGGCGGCCTGATCACGATGTGGCCGGGCGGCGCGCAGGTGCGCACACCGCGTCGCCGGGCGGCAGTGCAGGCAGGATACGCCGTACCGCTCGCCGGGGTCGCCGAATGA
- a CDS encoding zinc ribbon domain-containing protein, which produces MILLEAIAAGVVGAALLWLVLEPILFPTAAAPELADIPEPEETARGQALLALKEIEFDRATGKLSDADYTSLHARYTAAALVTLADDSVASDRVEALIAERVATQTGGAFCTQCGARLPANAKFCESCGCATG; this is translated from the coding sequence GTGATCCTGCTTGAAGCGATTGCAGCCGGGGTTGTCGGCGCGGCACTGCTCTGGCTGGTACTCGAGCCGATTCTCTTTCCCACCGCTGCAGCACCCGAACTCGCCGACATCCCGGAGCCTGAGGAAACGGCGCGTGGTCAGGCGCTCCTGGCGCTCAAGGAGATCGAATTCGACCGCGCCACCGGCAAGCTCTCCGATGCCGACTATACCTCGCTCCACGCTCGCTACACTGCAGCGGCGTTGGTGACCCTCGCCGACGACTCGGTCGCGAGCGACCGGGTCGAGGCGCTGATTGCCGAGCGTGTGGCGACGCAGACAGGTGGGGCGTTCTGCACCCAATGCGGCGCCCGACTCCCTGCCAACGCAAAATTCTGCGAGAGCTGCGGATGCGCGACGGGGTGA
- a CDS encoding DUF721 domain-containing protein, with amino-acid sequence MRRRTGSPDINAPARPVPFAEALASWVKRTGYAKRLDLAVAVDAWPDAVGPQIAAVTKALSMTPDGTLMVRVATHAWATELGLMTPRILARVNGSKKGRVQHIRWLVGPLDQP; translated from the coding sequence GTGAGGCGGCGAACCGGATCGCCCGATATCAACGCCCCGGCGCGACCGGTGCCGTTTGCCGAGGCGCTGGCGTCGTGGGTGAAGCGCACCGGTTACGCCAAGCGGCTCGACCTGGCGGTCGCGGTCGACGCCTGGCCCGATGCGGTCGGGCCGCAGATCGCCGCGGTGACCAAGGCGCTGTCAATGACGCCCGATGGCACCCTGATGGTGCGGGTAGCGACCCACGCCTGGGCCACGGAACTGGGATTGATGACGCCCCGCATTCTGGCGCGGGTGAATGGTTCGAAGAAAGGCCGAGTGCAGCACATTCGATGGCTGGTTGGTCCGCTGGATCAACCCTGA
- a CDS encoding ABC transporter ATP-binding protein: MIVLRGVVKKYGSFAAVKGIDLEITKGELFGFLGPNGAGKTTTMRMIAGILAPTAGTIEIGGVNLLRDPMGAKAKMGFIPDRPFVYDKLTGAEFLRFTAALYGEDGPDLESRIDELLTLFELDRWKHELTESYSHGMRQKLIISSALVHRPEVIVVDEPMIGLDPKSARLLRELFRRFVDRGGTVLMSTHTLEIVEGWCDRIGIIRQGELVACGTLDELRHDASAHGAGLEELFLRLTGEHVDHDLDAILG, translated from the coding sequence GTGATCGTATTGCGCGGCGTAGTGAAGAAGTACGGCTCGTTCGCAGCGGTGAAAGGGATCGACCTCGAGATCACCAAGGGCGAACTCTTCGGCTTCCTCGGCCCCAACGGCGCCGGCAAGACGACGACGATGCGGATGATCGCCGGGATCCTGGCGCCCACGGCCGGCACCATCGAAATCGGCGGGGTCAACCTGCTACGCGATCCGATGGGTGCCAAGGCAAAAATGGGGTTCATCCCCGATCGCCCGTTCGTCTACGACAAACTCACCGGCGCCGAGTTCCTCCGTTTCACGGCAGCGCTCTATGGCGAGGATGGCCCGGATCTCGAGTCGCGGATCGACGAACTGCTGACCCTCTTCGAACTCGACCGCTGGAAGCATGAGCTCACCGAATCGTACAGTCACGGCATGCGGCAGAAGCTGATCATCTCGAGCGCGCTGGTGCACCGCCCCGAGGTGATCGTCGTCGACGAGCCGATGATCGGCCTCGATCCGAAGAGCGCCCGGCTGTTGCGCGAACTCTTCCGCCGTTTCGTCGACCGGGGCGGCACCGTGCTGATGAGCACCCACACGCTCGAGATCGTCGAGGGGTGGTGCGACAGGATCGGGATCATCCGCCAGGGTGAACTGGTCGCGTGCGGGACGCTCGATGAACTCCGTCACGACGCTTCAGCTCACGGCGCGGGACTCGAGGAACTCTTCCTTCGTCTCACTGGTGAACACGTCGACCACGACCTCGATGCCATCCTTGGCTGA
- a CDS encoding cytochrome c-type biogenesis protein CcmH, whose amino-acid sequence MRPLTRRELLGGAAMLAVPLAAQQLLGQDVMKVLPKDSIAAADRLAEPWLAGRPQEAITAMDNDPTVLGIERRLHCTCGCTLDIYTCRTTDFTCTYSPALHKEIVAMVLAKQTPEQIVASFVAREGEKMLMAPVPTGFNLAGYLVPGLTVAAVGLALAAWLSRRRGETVLAAAKADEALAMAPAPAPDADSLERLRRALDEVDS is encoded by the coding sequence ATGAGGCCGCTCACCCGACGGGAACTCCTCGGCGGCGCAGCGATGCTCGCGGTGCCGCTTGCGGCGCAGCAGCTCCTCGGACAGGACGTGATGAAGGTTCTTCCCAAGGATTCGATTGCTGCCGCCGACCGGCTGGCGGAGCCGTGGCTCGCCGGTCGACCGCAGGAAGCGATCACCGCGATGGACAACGACCCGACGGTGCTCGGCATCGAACGCCGACTCCATTGCACCTGCGGCTGCACCCTCGACATCTACACCTGCCGGACCACGGACTTCACCTGCACCTACTCGCCAGCGCTCCACAAGGAAATCGTGGCGATGGTGCTCGCGAAGCAGACGCCGGAACAGATCGTGGCGTCGTTCGTGGCGCGGGAAGGGGAGAAGATGCTGATGGCGCCGGTGCCCACCGGCTTCAACCTGGCAGGGTACCTGGTGCCGGGGCTCACCGTGGCCGCCGTGGGCCTCGCGCTCGCGGCGTGGCTCTCGCGCCGCCGGGGCGAGACGGTGCTCGCCGCCGCCAAGGCCGATGAGGCACTCGCGATGGCCCCGGCGCCCGCGCCCGATGCGGATTCGCTAGAGCGGCTCCGTCGTGCGCTCGATGAGGTTGACTCGTGA
- a CDS encoding transglutaminase-like domain-containing protein: MRALAGVAVLTAWAGTLVWLGIRTTGQTEATTLSNEASLRLSPTAGWFAVYSGDEQIGSAGVTLDTLSPGYRIRETVTLELSGEGAFHRATRLTETRLGATLALQDVRSRYSFGARQVEWTIKPGADSAVVGYGAGSILVTARFKPATPGVTLGAMPYRLALTGGLSQGRSRQMLLYGGWPPSARSGLIKVGRDSTVVFADSAQADSASGRFVEAHRDSVRATEVLIDSPLGPYRLWVDARGGIAGLDWPLGVHWVRSDFDIAVQQFRRDARARPAAITNALGQLSPLASPGNRPDTASGERHFRVERRDGRAVSGVMLVYLNGGRQLMRGGVLNVLSVSLPGPRSAGIDRTYDPLAQEQAPEIRALAKEILAGETGGEALLRLVSAIPKLATVDTAVSAADDALSTLMAHRGRPDGLARLYVAIARAGGVQARYVVGVAPRGETLFTHAWAEVWDAANNSWFAVDPVFGRPVAGAGLIRIGYAGSSHPDDLRPILAQAKFTLLDSTEAP; the protein is encoded by the coding sequence ATGAGAGCCCTCGCCGGGGTCGCGGTCCTGACGGCCTGGGCTGGCACCCTTGTCTGGCTCGGGATCCGCACCACCGGCCAGACGGAAGCCACCACCCTCTCGAATGAGGCGTCGCTGCGGCTTTCTCCCACCGCCGGGTGGTTTGCGGTCTACTCCGGTGACGAACAGATCGGCAGTGCCGGCGTCACCCTCGACACCCTCTCGCCGGGGTACCGGATCAGGGAAACGGTGACGCTCGAGTTGTCGGGCGAGGGTGCCTTTCACCGTGCAACCCGCCTTACCGAAACCCGACTGGGCGCGACCCTCGCCCTCCAGGATGTTCGGTCACGCTACTCCTTTGGCGCCAGGCAGGTCGAATGGACCATCAAGCCCGGGGCAGATTCTGCGGTCGTCGGTTACGGCGCCGGGTCGATCCTCGTCACCGCGCGCTTCAAGCCAGCGACCCCTGGAGTCACCCTGGGGGCGATGCCCTATCGGCTGGCGCTGACCGGTGGCCTGAGTCAGGGTCGGTCGCGCCAGATGCTCCTCTATGGCGGCTGGCCACCTTCGGCCCGGTCTGGACTCATCAAGGTCGGGCGTGATTCGACCGTGGTCTTCGCGGACAGCGCCCAGGCCGACAGTGCCTCAGGACGATTCGTCGAAGCGCACCGCGATTCGGTTCGTGCCACCGAGGTGCTGATCGACTCGCCATTGGGGCCATACCGGCTCTGGGTCGATGCGCGCGGTGGCATCGCCGGCCTCGACTGGCCGCTTGGGGTGCACTGGGTGCGATCCGATTTCGACATTGCGGTGCAACAGTTCCGACGCGATGCGCGCGCCAGGCCTGCCGCCATCACGAATGCACTGGGCCAGCTCTCACCTCTCGCGAGTCCGGGCAACCGACCGGATACGGCAAGCGGCGAGCGCCACTTTCGCGTCGAGCGCCGCGACGGGCGCGCGGTGAGTGGCGTGATGCTGGTCTACCTCAACGGTGGACGGCAGCTGATGCGCGGCGGTGTGCTCAACGTGCTTTCGGTGTCGTTGCCCGGCCCGCGCAGCGCCGGCATCGACCGCACCTACGACCCGCTGGCGCAGGAACAGGCGCCGGAGATCCGGGCACTCGCCAAGGAGATCCTCGCCGGTGAGACCGGCGGCGAGGCGCTGCTGCGCCTGGTGAGTGCCATTCCGAAACTGGCCACCGTTGACACCGCTGTCTCCGCAGCCGACGATGCACTCAGCACACTCATGGCGCACCGGGGACGCCCGGACGGTCTGGCACGGCTCTATGTCGCGATCGCCCGGGCTGGCGGAGTGCAGGCGCGCTACGTCGTCGGCGTCGCGCCCCGAGGGGAGACACTCTTCACCCACGCGTGGGCCGAAGTGTGGGATGCTGCGAACAACTCCTGGTTCGCTGTCGACCCGGTATTCGGGCGCCCCGTGGCAGGCGCAGGATTGATCCGGATCGGCTATGCTGGATCCAGTCACCCGGATGATCTTCGTCCGATACTGGCGCAGGCCAAATTCACCCTACTCGATTCGACGGAGGCGCCGTGA
- the glpK gene encoding glycerol kinase GlpK: MPTILALDQGTTGSTALVIAPDGSVAGRGYREIPQFFPAPGQVEHDPESLVQATVGAAREAIAAAGMAIDAIGITNQRETLVLWDRATLAPIGRAIVWQDRRTADRCAELRGRGLEPRLRQRTGLLLDPYFSATKLEWLLADPVIRRRADAGELAVGTVESWLVARLTGGLHVTDPTNASRTLLADLRTGTWDADLLELFGVPPQILPRLVPSAGVVGVTLPEWFGTEIPIAGLAGDQQAALFGQGCVTAGAAKITYGTGAFLLRYTGDDLPPVPGDGILATIAANASGGIGWALEGSVFVAGAAVQWLRDGLGLIERASDTAALAASVPDSGGVVLVPAFTGLGAPYWNAEARGTITGLTRGTTRAHIARATLEAIAHGTCDLVEAMGGVTTLRVDGGAASNDWLMQTQADLLGLPVERPAGVELTAYGAARLAALGIGGALPPAAALGGITIFNPKSDSTWREARRSEWRRAVRAALTWAGEA; encoded by the coding sequence ATGCCGACCATTCTCGCCCTCGATCAGGGCACCACCGGATCGACCGCCCTCGTGATCGCTCCAGATGGCTCGGTCGCCGGGCGGGGCTACCGCGAAATACCCCAGTTCTTCCCGGCTCCCGGGCAGGTGGAGCACGACCCGGAATCTCTGGTTCAGGCCACGGTTGGGGCGGCCCGGGAGGCGATTGCCGCGGCCGGGATGGCCATCGATGCGATCGGCATCACGAACCAGCGTGAGACGCTGGTGCTCTGGGATCGCGCGACGCTGGCGCCGATCGGCCGGGCGATCGTGTGGCAGGACCGACGTACCGCCGATCGTTGTGCCGAACTGCGCGGACGCGGCCTTGAGCCACGCCTCCGCCAGCGCACCGGCCTCCTCCTCGATCCCTACTTCTCGGCGACGAAACTCGAATGGCTGCTGGCCGACCCGGTGATTCGGCGACGGGCCGACGCGGGAGAACTCGCCGTGGGCACAGTGGAAAGCTGGCTGGTCGCCCGGCTGACTGGCGGACTCCACGTCACTGATCCGACGAACGCCTCGCGCACGCTACTCGCAGATCTGCGCACTGGCACCTGGGATGCCGACCTGCTCGAACTCTTCGGAGTCCCTCCGCAAATCCTGCCGCGGTTGGTGCCCAGCGCGGGAGTAGTGGGAGTGACGCTGCCGGAATGGTTCGGAACCGAGATCCCGATCGCTGGCCTCGCTGGAGATCAGCAGGCCGCGCTCTTCGGGCAAGGATGCGTGACAGCGGGGGCGGCGAAGATCACCTATGGCACCGGCGCGTTTCTGCTGCGCTACACCGGGGATGATCTCCCGCCAGTTCCCGGCGATGGCATCCTCGCGACGATTGCGGCGAACGCGAGTGGCGGCATCGGGTGGGCGCTCGAGGGAAGCGTCTTCGTCGCGGGTGCGGCGGTGCAGTGGTTGCGTGACGGACTCGGTCTCATCGAACGGGCGAGCGACACGGCCGCGCTCGCGGCGAGCGTTCCCGACAGCGGTGGTGTCGTGCTGGTACCCGCCTTCACCGGACTCGGGGCTCCGTACTGGAACGCCGAAGCGCGCGGGACGATCACCGGCCTGACGCGTGGCACCACGCGGGCGCACATCGCACGCGCGACACTCGAGGCCATCGCGCACGGCACCTGCGATCTGGTCGAGGCGATGGGTGGTGTGACCACGCTGCGTGTCGACGGTGGGGCCGCAAGTAACGACTGGCTGATGCAGACCCAGGCGGACCTGCTCGGCCTACCGGTGGAGCGACCGGCCGGAGTGGAACTCACGGCCTATGGCGCCGCACGGCTCGCCGCCCTCGGTATCGGCGGGGCGCTGCCACCGGCGGCCGCACTGGGTGGTATCACCATTTTCAATCCAAAGAGCGACTCCACCTGGCGCGAAGCCCGCCGAAGCGAATGGCGGCGGGCAGTGCGTGCCGCGCTGACGTGGGCCGGGGAAGCGTAA